The Maniola jurtina chromosome 1, ilManJurt1.1, whole genome shotgun sequence genome has a window encoding:
- the LOC123881231 gene encoding WD repeat and FYVE domain-containing protein 2 produces MAAEIKPAPRTPNDRFSTTKKPALLNKLEGCTDDVNAAVVIPGEDGVISVCDDKTVRVWLKRDSGQYWPSICQYMPSGCTSMFYTPETRQLFIGQENGTISEFTLATDCNRINPTREYLAHTARVTAVVFSLSCEWVLSVSRDKLFSYHCSETGRRIGGYSFEAWCTALQFDSQSKYAFVGDYSGLITMLKLDNNGATLVTTLKGHTGSVRVLNWAPIPQLLFSGSFDQTIIVWDIGGQKGTAYELQGHSNKVTGLWYVGGCQRLVSCGEDGALGVWEMGVQRRETPAWRESDLCQLCRAPFIWNVRAMMEKKQLGLRQHHCRWCGAAVCGACSPHRLPLPVMGFEFPQRVCAACYDTLRHEPRESLASFHDMKHAVASLFVDEATGRMCTAGKDRVIKVWDISVLLAPAPKPGTSEQ; encoded by the exons atgGCTGCTGAAATTAAACCTGCACCAAGGACACCTAACGACAGGTTTTCCACAACAAAAAAGCCAGCGCTCCTCAATAAATTGGAGGGTTGCACCGACGACGTGAACGCGGCGGTGGTGATCCCTGGCGAAGACGGAGTTATTAGTGTTTGCGACGATAA GACAGTCAGAGTATGGCTCAAAAGAGATTCTGGCCAATACTGGCCGAGTATTTGTCAATACATGCCCTCCGGATGCACATCAATGTTCTACACTCCAGAAACAAGACAGCTATTCATAGGGCAAGAAAATGGCACCATTTCCGAGTTCACACTTGCCACAGACTGTAATAGGATAAACCCT ACCAGGGAATACTTGGCGCACACTGCCCGAGTCACAGCCGTGGTGTTTTCCTTGAGCTGTGAGTGGGTGCTGTCAGTTAGTCGAGACAAGCTATTTTCTTACCACTGCAGTGAAACTGGAAGGAGGATCGGCGGCTATTCCTTTGAGGCCTGGTGCACTGCTTTACA GTTCGATTCACAGTCAAAATACGCGTTCGTCGGCGACTACAGCGGTCTGATAACGATGTTAAAGTTAGATAATAACGGTGCAACGCTAGTCACTACGCTAAAGGGACACACTGg TTCAGTACGTGTGTTAAATTGGGCCCCCATACCGCAATTGCTGTTCAGTGGCTCGTTCGACCAGACTATAATTGTTTGGGATATCGGCGGGCAAAAAGGAACCGCTTATGAACTACAAGGTCATAG TAACAAGGTGACGGGGCTATGGTACGTGGGAGGTTGTCAGCGGCTGGTGTCGTGCGGCGAGGACGGCGCGCTGGGGGTGTGGGAGATGGGCGTGCAGAGGCGCGAGACGCCCGCCTGGCGCGAGTCCGACCTGTGCCAACTATGTCGCGCGCCGTTCATATGGAACGTGCGCGCTATGATGGAGAAGAAGCAGCTCG GTCTTCGCCAGCACCACTGTCGCTGGTGCGGCGCCGCGGTGTGCGGAGCGTGCTCGCCGCATCGCCTGCCTCTGCCGGTCATGGGCTTCGAGTTCCCGCAGCGAGTGTGCGCCGCCTGCTACGACACCTTACGCCATGAACC CCGCGAGTCGCTAGCGTCGTTTCACGATATGAAGCACGCGGTCGCGTCCCTTTTCGTGGACGAGGCTACAGGCCGCATGTGTACCGCGGGCAAGGATCGCGTTATTAAG GTGTGGGACATCAGTGTGCTGCTCGCGCCTGCGCCGAAGCCGGGCACCAGCGAACAGTAG
- the LOC123881095 gene encoding uncharacterized protein LOC123881095, translating to MSARALLCAGRLALASTALVAVATSSILLSGNDITCSKDGLHADFDTECQEYVRCSSGIVRGRYACPAGRVFSDVAGACVPRHSYPCAQRICATGDTLAYATPGTACRHYYRCENGTAVDHACPSGSWFDLARQACSRGAGTCYEPVCAGLPDGKYPDSSHECRRTLQCRGAELRAVVSCVGVCVSTCPPPRSTAVPLPAGDADFCSDEACSSLCQHTPDGAYADRSTGCREYFVCESHRVIRRGVCEAGLLFSGSGCESAEGAYCPPPARSPCFNRQDGLYRDWKDCSSWFECRRERVTARGVCELGFVFDGVGCVPKKSYYCEGPDPAAECEGMPSGTYQDLDSNCTRYFHCEGTLRTSLACPVGQVFDGARCTPAFQYLCPSLDRDSCYGRVDGRYRAVDAGCRGFYACINGKKAVYACPSRRVFDGDVCVPAHPAVCPQEDYSCSGLSDGYHAELKSNCHRYFYCEGGDKLATLSCLAGKIFDGHACVEPTRHVCGAPRRDIIEHGGRYCERDGFFVQQGTECKHYYFCVSGVRTFLTCPPKQVFNGQVCVRKDQYTCPG from the exons ATGTCTGCGCGCGCGCTCCTCTGCGCCGGCCGCCTCGCGCTCGCCTCCACCGCGCTCGTCGCCGTCGCAACCTCCTCGATACTCCTAA GTGGGAACGATATTACGTGCAGTAAGGATGGGCTCCACGCCGACTTCGATACCGAGTGCCAAGAATACGTCCGCTGCTCGTCGGGGATAGTGAGAGGACGCTACGCGTGTCCCGCGGGGCGCGTATTCAGCGACGTAGCCGGAGCTTGCGTCCCGCGTCATAGCTATCCCTGTGCCCAACGCATCTGTGCTACCGGAGATACTTTGGCCTACGCTACGCCTGGGACTGCGTGCCGTCATTACTACCGCTGTGAAAATGGCACCGCTGTCGACCACGCTTGCCCCTCGGGCTCGTGGTTCGACCTAGCTAGACAAGCGTGCTCGCGTGGTGCGGGGACCTGCTACGAGCCTGTATGTGCGGGACTACCCGATGGCAAATATCCGGACTCTTCGCACGAGTGCCGGCGTACTCTGCAGTGTCGCGGGGCAGAGCTGCGCGCCGTGGTGTCGTGCGTCGGAGTATGCGTGAGCACGTGCCCGCCACCCCGCTCCACTGCTGTTCCTCTCCCTGCTGGAGACGCAGACTTCTGCTCGGACGAGGCGTGCTCCTCGCTGTGCCAGCACACCCCGGACGGCGCTTACGCAGATCGTTCGACAGGCTGCCGGGAATACTTCGTATGTGAATCACATCGCGTTATCAGACGTGGCGTTTGTGAAGCGGGCCTGCTATTCTCGGGAAGCGGCTGCGAGTCGGCGGAGGGAGCTTACTGCCCACCGCCCGCACGAAGTCCCTGCTTCAATCGACAAGACGGGCTCTATAGAGACTGGAAGGACTGTTCTTCTTGGTTCGAATGTCGTCGCGAGAGAGTGACCGCCCGGGGTGTGTGCGAATTAGGTTTCGTGTTTGACGGCGTCGGGTGCGTTCCTAAGAAGTCTTACTACTGCGAAGGTCCCGACCCGGCTGCAGAATGCGAGGGTATGCCGAGCGGAACTTATCAGGACCTCGATTCGAATTGCACACGATATTTCCATTGCGAGGGCACTCTGCGCACGAGTTTGGCGTGCCCGGTCGGACAAGTTTTCGATGGTGCGAGGTGTACGCCGGCTTTTCAATACCTTTGCCCGAGTTTGGACCGGGATTCGTGCTACGGGCGAGTAGATGGTCGCTATAGAGCGGTGGACGCAGGCTGTCGCGGGTTCTACGCGTGCATCAATGGAAAGAAAGCAGTGTACGCGTGTCCTTCGAGGCGAGTGTTCGACGGTGACGTGTGCGTCCCGGCACACCCGGCGGTCTGTCCGCAAGAAGACTACAGCTGCTCCGGACTCTCGGACGGCTACCATGCGGAGCTGAAGTCCAATTGCCACAG ATACTTTTACTGCGAGGGCGGCGACAAACTAGCAACACTCTCCTGCCTGGCAGGCAAGATATTCGACGGTCATGCGTGTGTGGAGCCCACGCGCCACGTATGCGGAGCTCCACGACGGGACATCATAGAACACGGCGGGAGATATTGCGAAAGAGACGGCTTCTTCGTCCAACAGGGCACTGAGTGCAAGCATTACTACTTCTGCGTGTCCGGCGTGAGAACATTCCTTACCTGTCCTCCAAAACAGGTGTTCAACGGCCAAGTGTGCGTGCGCAAAGACCAGTACACATGCCCAGGCTGA
- the LOC123881023 gene encoding nucleolar complex protein 2 homolog: MPSVKKTKIKKTKMPPQPQNNSDSEEEMNPESHKKSLEKLKKIDPDFYNFLEENDENLLNFEADSEDDVSEKGDDDDKLHVPGAITGDSDESDFEDETAKPVQGRVTLKMVAQWQTELQSEGKIKLATLTTVIKAFNAAMLRATSDDGSSKGEFKVEGSSIFNSVIQMCVLYLPTAIKKYLGVEQSGKDPKKCKHYIKIKGPLLAYLKDLLKLLGSVTSENILTVLLKHLHQMSVYVACFTSISKQALKKLISLWSNSEETVRVLAFLCILRITRNQQTALLDLVLKAMYLTYVKNCKFVSPTTWPGINFMRRSLVEMFTLDLNVSYQHVFLYIRQLAIHLRNAIVVQKIENRQAVYNWQFINSLHLWADLIAATSNKSQLQPLLYPLVMVITNTIKLVPTHQYYPLRFHCVEILINLSKDTNTFIPVLPFLVEVLTSYDFNKKHKKVSMKPLDFSCVLRLAKSQLMENGFKDSVIDRVYGLLLEYTANESHSIAFPDLTLLAVVQMKQFLKSCSVSNYTKKMRQLLEKIEENSKFIEKERAKISFALSEDKMVAAWQASIRAKGTPLITFFDSWNKINKIQKRKKITKNDEIAGVLPLIKRAKIADTEEKIQKPENKGPLVLFPSDSEDEGDHFKLEEGTEEPKPKKVKKKTNKKKGQKKIAAPEMESVPDKADVVQDFSVSDW, encoded by the exons ATGCCGTCTGtgaagaaaacaaaaattaaaaaaactaaaatgccACCACAACCTCAAAACAATTCAG ATTCAGAAGAGGAGATGAACCCGGAAAGTCATAAAAAGTCCCTGGAAAAGTTGAAGAAAATCGACCCAGACTTTTATAACTTCCTTGAAGAAAATGACGAGAATCTTTTAAACTTTGAGGCAGATTCGGAGGACGATGTTTCAGAAAAaggtgacgatgatgataagttGCATGTACCCGGAGCAATCACAGGCGACAGTGACGAGAGTGATTTTGAA GATGAAACTGCTAAACCTGTACAAGGCAGAGTTACTCTCAAGATGGTGGCACAGTGGCAAACAGAGTTGCAAAGCGAGGGGAAGATTAAGCTAGCAACATTAACCACAGTCATAAAGGCATTCAATGCTGCCATGTTGAGAGCTACCAGCGATGATGGCTCATCCAAAGGGGAATTTAAAGTTGAAG gTTCATCAATCTTCAACTCGGTAATACAAATGTGTGTACTATACTTGCCCACTGcaattaaaaagtacctaggcGTGGAACAGTCTGGAAAGGATCCAAAGAAATGCAAACACTATATCAAGATCAAGGGACCTCTGTTAGCATACTTGAAAGACTTGCTAAAACTACTTGGCAGTGTAACTTCTGAAAACATTTTAACTGTACTTCTCAAACATTTGCATCAAATGTCTGTATATGTTGCTTGTTTTACAAGTATATCTAAGCAAGCATTGAAAAAACTTATTAGTCTATGGAGTAATAGTGAGGAAACTGTACGAGTTCTTGCATTTTTGTGCATTTTACGAATAACAAGGAATCAACAAACAGCACTATTAGATTTGGTGTTGAAAGCAATGTACTTGACATATGTTAAGAATTGTAAATTTGTGAGCCCTACCACTTGGCCGGGAATAAACTTCATGAGACGGTCATTAGTTGAGATGTTTACATTGGACTTGAATGTCTCATATCAACATGTATTTCTGTATATAAGGCAATTAGCTATACATTTAAGGAATGCGATTGTTGTACAGAAAATTGAGAACCGACAGGCAGTTTACAACTGGCAATTTATAAACTCCCTACATTTATGGGCGGATTTAATAGCAGCAACATCAAATAAGTCTCAATTGCAGCCATTGCTTTACCCTCTGGTAATGGTGATaactaatacaataaagctGGTACCAACACATCAGTACTATCCACTGAGATTCCATTGTGTTGAGATTCTAATAAATCTTTCTAAGGACACCAATACCTTCATTCCAGTGCTACCGTTTCTTGTAGAG gTTTTAACATCATACGACTTCAACAAGAAACACAAGAAAGTCTCAATGAAGCCATTAGACTTCTCGTGTGTGCTGCGGCTAGCCAAGTCGCAGCTGATGGAGAATGGCTTCAAGGACTCAGTAATCGATAGAGTGTACGGTCTACTTCTAGAATATACCGCCAACGAGTCACACTCTATTGCTTTCCCAGATCTTACCTTATTGGCTGTTGTTCAG ATGAAACAGTTCCTCAAGTCATGCTCAGTTTCAAATTACACCAAGAAAATGCGGCAATTGTTAGAAAAGATAGAGGAAAACTCCAAATTCATTGAGAAGGAAAGAGCTAAAATCAGTTTTGCTCTCAGCGAAGACAAAATGGTAGCTGCGTGGCAGGCAAGCATTAGAGCCAAGGGAACGCCCTTAATTACATTCTTTGATAGCTGGAATAAAATCAACAAGATACAAAAACGTAAGAAAATCACCAAGAATGACGAAATAGCGGGAGTATTACCTCTGATTAAGAGAGCCAAGATAGCTGACACAGAAGAAAAGATACAGAAACCTGAAAACAAAGGTCCTTTAGTCCTGTTCCCATCGGATAGCGAGGATGAAGGGGATCATTTCAAATTGGAGGAAGGCACTGAGGAACCGAAACCGAAAAAGGTGAAAAAGAAGACCAATAAAAAGAAGGGACAGAAAAAGATAGCAGCACCTGAAATGGAGAGTGTACCAGATAAGGCAGACGTTGTACAGGATTTTAGTGTCAGTGACTGGTGA